A genomic segment from Juglans regia cultivar Chandler chromosome 14, Walnut 2.0, whole genome shotgun sequence encodes:
- the LOC108980236 gene encoding proline-rich protein 4-like: MRTKSSWPGALLAFWVCLFALSCHAQATSTELGVNSDGKPQNVEHKVAADLHQEEEKFKKPFLPHPPIYKKPFPPFKKPFPPFKKPYFKKLHPHPLPTFKKPLPPKFPFVKKPFLPPISGFKKPLPPPIPFFKKPLPPPFPIFKKPLPPSIPIFKKPLLPPVPIIKKPLPPPIPIFKKPFPPKIPIFKKPLPPPIPIIKKPLPPKIPIFKKPLPPPIPVFKKPFPPKIPIFKKPLPPPIPIFKKPLPPKIPIFKKPLPPPIPVFKKPLLPPFPVIKKPLPPPIPIFKKPFFKKPLPPIPVFEKPLPPHIPIFKKPLPHPFPIPKKPLLPPFPIDKPIFKKPIP; encoded by the exons ATGAGGACGAAATCCTCATGGCCAGGGGCTCTTCTAGCCTTCTGGGTGTGCTTGTTTGCTTTGAGCTGCCATGCCCAGGCCACCTCAACAG AACTTGGTGTCAACAGTGACGGAAAGCCTCAGAATGTAGAACACAAAGTGGCTGCAGATCTCCaccaagaagaagagaaattcaAGAAACCTTTTCTACCACATCCACCAATTTATAAGAAACCATTCCCACCATTTAAGAAACCATTCCCACCGTTTAAGAAACCGTATTTTAAGAAGTTACATCCACACCCACTTCCAACTTTCAAAAAGCCTCTTCCACCAAAATTTCCATTTGTTAAGAAACCATTTCTGCCACCAATTTCTGGTTTCAAGAAACCACTTCCGCCACCAATTCCATTTTTTAAGAAACCACTTCCGCCGCCATTTCCAATTTTTAAGAAGCCATTACCACCATCAATTCCTATTTTCAAGAAGCCATTACTGCCACCAGTTCCAATTATCAAGAAGCCATTACCACCACCAATTCCTATTTTCAAGAAGCCTTTTCCACCAAAAATTCCTATTTTCAAAAAGCCATTGCCGCCACCAATTCCAATTATCAAGAAGCCGCTTCCTCCAAAAATTCCAATTTTCAAGAAGCCATTGCCGCCACCAATTCCAGTTTTTAAGAAGCCATTTCCTCCGAAAATTCCAATCTTTAAGAAGCCACTCCCACCACCAATACCCATTTTCAAGAAGCCGCTTCCTCCGAAAATTCCAATATTTAAGAAACCACTTCCACCACCGATTCCAGTGTTTAAGAAACCATTACTTCCACCATTTCCTGTCATCAAGAAACCACTTCCACCACCAATTCCGATATTTAAGAAACCTTTTTTCAAGAAGCCTTTGCCTCCAATTCCAGTTTTCGAAAAACCGCTTCCTCCGCATATACCCATTTTCAAGAAGCCTCTTCCCCATCCATTTCCAATCCCCAAGAAGCCACTCCTACCCCCTTTTCCAATTGACAAGCCAATCTTCAAGAAACCCATTCCTTAG